The Punica granatum isolate Tunisia-2019 chromosome 4, ASM765513v2, whole genome shotgun sequence genome has a window encoding:
- the LOC116202473 gene encoding zinc-finger homeodomain protein 2-like isoform X2 yields MEFDEHEEQEEEMEEMPPVQLPTQGGYADPLGRSGGEEGGGSAARKPGGAVRYRECLKNHAVGIGASAVDGCGEFMAAGEEGSLDALRCAACGCHRNFHRKEAESSGGGGGGGGGGGGGGRVVYHHGHPHHLLHHQFSPYYRAASTPAGYLHLTAPWHQQQQRPLALPSTSRDDLEDVSNPSSSGGGGSGGGGGAGLMMRKRFRTKFTPEQKERMLGFAERLGWRIQKHDEAAVEQFCSETGVRRQVLKVWMHNNKHAHGKGFEI; encoded by the exons ATGGAATTCgatgagcatgaagaacaaGAGGAGgaaatggaggagatgccgcCGGTGCAGCTCCCGACGCAGGGCGGTTACGCCGACCCTCTTGGCCGCTCGGGTGGAGAGGAAGGTGGCGGTTCCGCCGCCCGCAAGCCGGGCGGGGCCGTGCGGTACAGGGAGTGCCTCAAGAACCACGCTGTCGGGATCGGGGCCAGCGCCGTGGACGGTTGCGGGGAGTTCATGGCCGCAGGCGAGGAGGGCAGCCTGGATGCGCTGCGGTGCGCGGCCTGCGGCTGCCACCGCAACTTCCACCGCAAGGAGGCGGAATCCTCcgggggagggggaggaggagggggcGGGGGCGGGGGCGGGGGAAGGGTCGTGTACCACCACGGCCACCCTCATCACCTGCTCCACCACCAGTTTTCTCCATACTACAGGGCGGCGTCAACGCCGGCGGGGTACCTGCACCTGACGGCGCCGTGgcatcagcagcagcagaggCCGCTGGCGCTGCCGTCGACGTCGAGGGATGATCTGGAGGACGTATCGAACCCGAGCAGCAGCGGCGGGGGAGGGagcggaggaggaggcggGGCGGGGCTGATGATGAGGAAGCGGTTCAGGACAAAGTTCACGCCGGAGCAGAAGGAGAGGATGCTGGGGTTCGCGGAGAGGCTTGGGTGGAGGATTCAGAAGCACGACGAGGCGGCGGTGGAACAGTTCTGCTCGGAGACCGGCGTCCGGCGACAGGTCCTCAAAGTCTGGATGCACAACAACAAGCACGCTCATG GTAAGGGCTTTGAGATCTAG
- the LOC116202473 gene encoding zinc-finger homeodomain protein 2-like isoform X1, producing MEFDEHEEQEEEMEEMPPVQLPTQGGYADPLGRSGGEEGGGSAARKPGGAVRYRECLKNHAVGIGASAVDGCGEFMAAGEEGSLDALRCAACGCHRNFHRKEAESSGGGGGGGGGGGGGGRVVYHHGHPHHLLHHQFSPYYRAASTPAGYLHLTAPWHQQQQRPLALPSTSRDDLEDVSNPSSSGGGGSGGGGGAGLMMRKRFRTKFTPEQKERMLGFAERLGWRIQKHDEAAVEQFCSETGVRRQVLKVWMHNNKHAHGKKPYL from the coding sequence ATGGAATTCgatgagcatgaagaacaaGAGGAGgaaatggaggagatgccgcCGGTGCAGCTCCCGACGCAGGGCGGTTACGCCGACCCTCTTGGCCGCTCGGGTGGAGAGGAAGGTGGCGGTTCCGCCGCCCGCAAGCCGGGCGGGGCCGTGCGGTACAGGGAGTGCCTCAAGAACCACGCTGTCGGGATCGGGGCCAGCGCCGTGGACGGTTGCGGGGAGTTCATGGCCGCAGGCGAGGAGGGCAGCCTGGATGCGCTGCGGTGCGCGGCCTGCGGCTGCCACCGCAACTTCCACCGCAAGGAGGCGGAATCCTCcgggggagggggaggaggagggggcGGGGGCGGGGGCGGGGGAAGGGTCGTGTACCACCACGGCCACCCTCATCACCTGCTCCACCACCAGTTTTCTCCATACTACAGGGCGGCGTCAACGCCGGCGGGGTACCTGCACCTGACGGCGCCGTGgcatcagcagcagcagaggCCGCTGGCGCTGCCGTCGACGTCGAGGGATGATCTGGAGGACGTATCGAACCCGAGCAGCAGCGGCGGGGGAGGGagcggaggaggaggcggGGCGGGGCTGATGATGAGGAAGCGGTTCAGGACAAAGTTCACGCCGGAGCAGAAGGAGAGGATGCTGGGGTTCGCGGAGAGGCTTGGGTGGAGGATTCAGAAGCACGACGAGGCGGCGGTGGAACAGTTCTGCTCGGAGACCGGCGTCCGGCGACAGGTCCTCAAAGTCTGGATGCACAACAACAAGCACGCTCATGGTAAGAAACCCTATCTATAA